The stretch of DNA CACGCTCAGCAACCTGCGCAGCTGCGATGCCATTAACACAGATGCTAAACCAACATACGACATAACCGCCGTATCGTGACATGACTTTGTGATGAGATAAGATTAGCGATTTCACACTCATATGATTCGCACGCCGCACTTCATCATCAACAAGAGTCAAGCACGTTCTCTTTTAGCTGGGAATAATAACCAGAGGACCACCTGGCTTATTGAGTTCCTTTAGTTGATCAGCCTTGAGCCCAAACGTAGAGGCAAGTACTTCATCTGAAAATGAACCCATTGCTTCCCCAAGACCTACATATGAGGACTCAGCGTTATTAAAGAACGCGATCCCCTCTACCTGACCATCACCGATATTATCAATACTGTGAAAATGACCGGCTGGCGCAAAGAAACCTTCCCCTGCACCAACATCATGCGTCTCTATATTCTTATCAGGAGAGAGGACCATTCCTCGAATGCGCCCCTTGGTAATATAGACAATCTCACTCGAGTTCGGATGCCAATGAGGCTCGACCGCACCGCCAGGCTCCAGTCCAAAACCAAGAATACCAACTCCATTGAGTTCTGTGAGATTCACCTTAAGGCCAACTTGAAGGTAGCCACCGGTTGCAGAGATAACCTTGGCACTTCGTTCGATATCGAATTTATATCGATTCACACTGGAGTGCGCCCCCGGGCTCTTCTTACCAAGTGTCCCAATAAACGCATGGCTAGCGTTTTTCTTGAGGCAACTGGCATATTCAGCAGTTGTTGAAAAATTCGATTGAATCACACCATCAGCCGTTGCATCTACTGCCAGCGACAAGAGCATATTTTCTGGATCATGATTATTCAGAGCAAACTTGACGATACCTTCACTCTCTGATGCATTCTCAATGTGATGAATCTGACATTGGGGAATGTAGAATATTTCACCAGCTTTGACTAAAAACTGCTCACTGCCACCTGGGCCATGCATAGAAACCAATATTTTTCCATGCGTGCAATAACCAATCTTCTCTGCATTTGAATGCCAAAGCGGATTGAGTACACCTTTGTTTTTGAGCTTTACTTCTAAAAATGACATTCCATTTAGCCCTGACAGCTCATGGGATGTCAGCATATGTATTGAACCGCCCTCACTATTCTCCAACTCTTTAATGAGCCCTGAAGTAAAGAAATACTTACTTTGGTTTTGCATTTTTTCTCGCCAGATTGCCTCTCAACCCAAATATAAACGCTGTTTTTTTAGCTCTTGAATCAGTCTACGGATCGCAAGAAGTTACATGCTTCCGCAAGAGCTGCCTTCGCCGCAGGCGTGTCCTTCAGAGCATTAAGCATCATAAAATCGTGCGTGATGCCAAAGTATCTTGTCGCAGTCACTTCGACACCTGCAGAAATTAGATTCTTCGCATACGTTTCTCCAGAGGCATGAAGTGGACCACAATCATCAGTAATCACCATCGTGCGAGGCTGGCCAACAAGTTGATCCACAGTTGCATAGACAGGTGAAATGTACGGTGTCTTTAGATCATCTTTGCTTGTGAAATATGCGGACCAAGCCCACTTCAAGTTTGCTTTGCTCAACCAAGGGCCATCTTCCAATTTACCATAGTCAACCGCATCAGCGTCTAGATTGACGGCGGGATAGAACAGAAGCTGCGCCTTGATTGCAGGACCATTGTGCTCTTTGGCCCTCAGTGAGCATGTTGCTGCCATTGCTCCACCGACACTATCACCTGCAATACTGACATTGTTTGCCTCTATGCCGAACTCAGCTGGATGAGCATCAACATATTCGAGAACTGCATAGCATTGATGGTGGGCAGTGGGATACTTACCTTCGGGAGCATTGGTGTATTCAACAAAGACAATCACCATGCCAGAACATGCTGCCAAATCACACATCAGTCGGGCATGCGTGATGGCGCTACCCATGACGAACCCACCACCATGCATATAGACCAGACCTGGAGCCGGCTTCCTAAGGCCCTTCTTGGAATAGATCTTGACACCCGTTTCCCCAGTCGGGCCGACCTTCAGCACCATGTCCTTAACCTCAATGTCATCAGGAATCTGATATCCCGATTGCAACTTATTGAGGTTCTCCCAAGCTTGGTGAGGAGCCAGTGTTTGGAGCGGTGGGCCCTGTTCGGCTTTTGAGATAAAGGCGGCCACAATGGGATCCATAATGATGCCCCGCTCTTGATACTGAAGCTCAATAACATCTTCTTTCGCCCCGTCCTGTGTACTGGTGCGTTGAATACTATGCGTTTGTTCACTATCAACGAATTGCTCTGGCTCTGATACCCATGCGCCAAATGTGATCGCCATCGCAAAGAAAACGGTTACTGTCAGAATTTTTTTATAACTCATTCAAATACTCCCACTTCATACTTGTTATTTGAGAATGCAATTTTGCTCAACAATATATCGATTGCAAGAACCTCTTCTCGCCTTGTCAATCCCCCGCTTACTGTCGCAGATGTACTATGGTGCCATGAAGGCTACAGTCTTGTCAATGCCTTGTAATATATGCGATCCAGTTACCTGAAATATTTTTAGTTTTTTAAGATGATCTGCAAATTTGATGCGTTTTTGGGGATCAGTGTCTTATCTGATCAGGCCACAGCGTTGCAATGAGTGATCAAACTAATCCCATCGCTGCTCAAGACTACCAGTCAAACCAATCGACATATTGACACCACCATGCTCACCAAACTCGTGGCGTAAATCCGCTAAACGCTCAACGGGATCGCTCGGCTGATTGCCTTTGGGTGCAGGCGTCTGATCATTCATCTGATGTAGATCTTATTGCTATACAAAATAACGAACACAAGGCTCTACCGGCCTATCACCACCTCAATGAGTAGCATGACACTAAGTGAGCCTCGCCTTAGCAAGCGTATCGTACAAAAGAGAACAGAGGCCCCCATCGCTTTTGATGAGGGCCTCTGGATTTGATTCTTATAAAACGGTACTGATCAGCTGCCGCAGTCGGACTCTTTCCACTTCTTGCCGGCCTCTTCACGCGTGATCTCGCCGTTTCGCACTGCTTCTCCAAGTGCTCGGCGCATTTCCATGCATTCATCTGAGGTCTTGTCTTGGTCGTCCCTTGAACCAGCTTGCTTCATGCGCTCTACCATCTGATTGAGTCGCGCATCGGCTTGCGCCTGCGTGATTTTTCCATCTTTGACCATCTGATCCATGTCCGCTTTTGCTTTGGCGTATCGTTCACGCATGGCACCACGAGCATCGCCAGTCTTTGACTTCATGCCCTCTACCATCCGATTGAGTCGCGCATCGGCTTGCGCCTGCGTGATTTTGCCATCCTTGACCATCTGATCCAGATCAGCTTTGGCTTTGGCGTATTGTTCACGCATCTCACCACGAGCATCGCCAGTCTTTGGCTTCATCATCTCTTTCATGACTGCAAGTCGATCGTCCATTTGCTGCTGTGTGAGCTTGCCACTGGCAACCATCTTCTGCATTGCATCTTGAGACTTACCAAATGACTCTCTGGTGAGACCCTCGTTCTTAAATGCTGAAAGCGTCTCGTAG from Phycisphaerales bacterium encodes:
- a CDS encoding cupin domain-containing protein, yielding MQNQSKYFFTSGLIKELENSEGGSIHMLTSHELSGLNGMSFLEVKLKNKGVLNPLWHSNAEKIGYCTHGKILVSMHGPGGSEQFLVKAGEIFYIPQCQIHHIENASESEGIVKFALNNHDPENMLLSLAVDATADGVIQSNFSTTAEYASCLKKNASHAFIGTLGKKSPGAHSSVNRYKFDIERSAKVISATGGYLQVGLKVNLTELNGVGILGFGLEPGGAVEPHWHPNSSEIVYITKGRIRGMVLSPDKNIETHDVGAGEGFFAPAGHFHSIDNIGDGQVEGIAFFNNAESSYVGLGEAMGSFSDEVLASTFGLKADQLKELNKPGGPLVIIPS
- a CDS encoding alpha/beta hydrolase, with product MSYKKILTVTVFFAMAITFGAWVSEPEQFVDSEQTHSIQRTSTQDGAKEDVIELQYQERGIIMDPIVAAFISKAEQGPPLQTLAPHQAWENLNKLQSGYQIPDDIEVKDMVLKVGPTGETGVKIYSKKGLRKPAPGLVYMHGGGFVMGSAITHARLMCDLAACSGMVIVFVEYTNAPEGKYPTAHHQCYAVLEYVDAHPAEFGIEANNVSIAGDSVGGAMAATCSLRAKEHNGPAIKAQLLFYPAVNLDADAVDYGKLEDGPWLSKANLKWAWSAYFTSKDDLKTPYISPVYATVDQLVGQPRTMVITDDCGPLHASGETYAKNLISAGVEVTATRYFGITHDFMMLNALKDTPAAKAALAEACNFLRSVD